In Onychostoma macrolepis isolate SWU-2019 chromosome 04, ASM1243209v1, whole genome shotgun sequence, one DNA window encodes the following:
- the LOC131538783 gene encoding gastrula zinc finger protein XlCGF8.2DB-like isoform X1 has translation MALIKEESDDVKIEETFRVKHEDTEEQTKISFIKDESEHMKSEETFRVKHEDTETQTGLMPQKVESQELNGMENKVQHEKHHDFITGEKPYTCPQCGKSFMNKTGLKTHITIHTGENLYTCQQCEKSFSTKGNLEKHMKIHTGEKPYTCPQCGKKFVDKESLKKHIRSHTGEKPYTCELCGKSFSEKGHLNQHIRIHTGEKPYNCQQCGKSFTSKGNLEVHLKIHTGEKPYTCPQCGKCFINKSNLTKHSRSHTREKPYTCELCGNSFTEKGSLKKHMMRIHTVKQSFTCPHCGTSFRSKVSFNNHMKTHSRSQFYMSLAWKEFLGQETM, from the exons ATGGCGTTAATAAAAGAGGAGAGTGATGACGTGAAGATTGAAGAAAcattcagagtcaaacatgaagatactgaggaacaaacaaaGATATCATTTATTAAAGATGAGAGTGAACACATGAAGAGTGAAGAAAcattcagagtcaaacatgaagatactgagacacaaacag GCCTGATGCCACAGAAAGTGGAGAGCCAAGAACTGAATGGAATGGAAAACAAAGTTCAGCATGAGAAACATCATGATTTCATAACTGGAGAAAAGCCTTACACATGCcctcagtgtgggaagagtttcatgAATAAAACAGGCCTTAAAACGCACATTAcaatccacactggagaaaatCTTTACACTTGCCAACAATGTGAAAAGAGTTTTTCTACAAAAGGAAATCttgaaaaacacatgaaaattcacactggagaaaagccttacacatgccctcagtgtggaaagaagTTTGTTGATAAAGAAAGCCTTAAAAAGCACATTAGaagtcacactggagagaaaccttacaccTGCGaactgtgtggaaagagtttcagtgaAAAAGGACACCttaatcagcacattagaatccacactggagaaaagccttaCAACTGCCaacaatgtggaaagagttttacttCAAAAGGAAATCTTGAAGTCCATCTGAAAATTCACACCGGAGAAAAGCCTTACacatgccctcagtgtggaaaatgttttattaataaatccAACCTTACAAAGCACAGTAGAAGCCACACTAGAGAAAAACCTTACACCTGTGAACTGTGTGGAAACAGTTTCACTGAAAAAGGAAGTCTTAAAAAGCACAtgatgagaattcacactgtaAAGCAGTCTTTCACATGCCCTCATTGTGGAACTAGTTTCAGAAGTAAAGTATCCTTTAATAACCACATGAAGACTCACTCAAGATCACAGTTTTATATGTCATTAGCGTGGAAGGAGTTTCTCGGACAGGAAACTATGTAA
- the LOC131538735 gene encoding gastrula zinc finger protein XlCGF57.1-like — MAFIKVESEDMKIEETFRVKHEDTETQTKMAFIKEESGNIRIEETFSLKHEDTEEQTDLMALKEEREVLNETEETDQYENLHDFITEEKSFCSLQSEKTSTRKRAQKTETRSYFTCFQCGKSFNQQGNLNKHMRIHNREKPNRSPQSGNSFSQNGNIDVHMQIHTMESLFTCQQCGNSFTHKGGLNRHMRTHTGEKPYTCYQCGKSFSQPGNLKVHMRLHTGEKPFICHLCRKAFKRKQNLNVHMKIHTGEKLYTCPQCGKIFTQKRHLEAHMKIHTMENLFTCQQCGNCFTREGRLNMHMRTHTGEKPYTCPQCGKSFSNPGNLKVHVRVHTGEKPYTCQWCGKSFSQHVNLEAHMRMHTREKPFTCKQCGRSFKRKGNLKYHMRVHTGKKPFPCHLCRKSFKQKRNLYAHRQIHAMERFFTCQQCGKSFTHKGYLNRHMRSHTGEKFQPKRSHGTESEISRTE, encoded by the exons ATGGCGTTTATTAAAGTGGAGAGTGAAGACATGAAGATAGAAGAAAcattcagagtcaaacatgaagatactgagacacaaacaaagatggcgtttattaaagaggagagtggaAACATAAGGATTGAAGAAACATTCAGTCTgaaacatgaagatactgaggaacaaacag ACCTAATGGCACTGAAAGAGGAGCGGGAAGTACTGAATGAAACTGAAGAGACAGATCAGTATGAGAATCTTCATGATTTTATAACTGAAGAAAAATCTTTTTGTTCCTTACAGTCTGAAAAGACTTCCACACGAAAAAGAGCTCAAAAGACAGAAACTAGGAGTTATTTCACTTgctttcagtgtggaaagagtttcaatcAACAAGGAAACCTTAACAagcacatgagaattcacaatAGAGAGAAGCCTAACAGATCCCCTCAGTCTGGAAATAGTTTCAGTCAAAATGGAAACATTGATGTCCACATGCAAATTCACACTATGGAGAGCCTTTttacctgccaacagtgtggaaacaGTTTCACTCATAAAGGAGGCCTTAACAGGCACATGAGAACTCACAcaggagagaaaccttacacatgttatcagtgtggaaagagtttcagtcaACCTGGAAACcttaaagtccacatgagacttcacaccggagagaaaccCTTCATCTGCCACCTGTGTAGAAAAGCTTTCAAGCGAAAACAAAACCTTAATGTTCATATgaaaattcacactggagaaaagctTTACACgtgccctcagtgtggaaagattttcactcaaaaacgaCACCTTGAAGCCCACATGAAAATTCATACCATGGAGAACCTTTttacctgccaacagtgtggaaactGTTTCACTCGTGAAGGAAGACTTAACATGCACATGAGaactcacactggagagaagccttacacatgccctcagtgtggaaagagtttcagtaaTCCTGGAAACCTTAAAGTCCACGTGAGagttcacaccggagagaagccttacacctgccaatggtgtggaaagagttttagtCAACATGTAAATCTTGAAGCTCACATGAGAATGCACACTagagagaagcctttcacctgcAAACAGTGTGGAAGAAGTTTCAAAAGAAAAGGAAACCTTAAGTaccacatgagagttcacactggaaaGAAACCCTTTCCCTGCCATCTATGTAGAAAAAGTTTCAAGCAAAAACGAAACCTTTATGCCCACAGGCAAATTCATGCTATGGAGAGATTTTttacctgccaacagtgtggaaagagtttcactcaTAAAGGATACCTTAACAGGCACATGAGAtctcacactggagagaagttTCAACCGAAAAG ATCTCATGGCACTGAAAGTGAAATATCAAGAACTGAATAA
- the LOC131538783 gene encoding gastrula zinc finger protein XlCGF8.2DB-like isoform X2 — protein sequence MALIKEESDDVKIEETFRVKHEDTETQTGLMPQKVESQELNGMENKVQHEKHHDFITGEKPYTCPQCGKSFMNKTGLKTHITIHTGENLYTCQQCEKSFSTKGNLEKHMKIHTGEKPYTCPQCGKKFVDKESLKKHIRSHTGEKPYTCELCGKSFSEKGHLNQHIRIHTGEKPYNCQQCGKSFTSKGNLEVHLKIHTGEKPYTCPQCGKCFINKSNLTKHSRSHTREKPYTCELCGNSFTEKGSLKKHMMRIHTVKQSFTCPHCGTSFRSKVSFNNHMKTHSRSQFYMSLAWKEFLGQETM from the exons ATGGCGTTAATAAAAGAGGAGAGTGATGACGTGAAGATTGAAGAAAcattcagagtcaaacatgaagatactgag acacaaacag GCCTGATGCCACAGAAAGTGGAGAGCCAAGAACTGAATGGAATGGAAAACAAAGTTCAGCATGAGAAACATCATGATTTCATAACTGGAGAAAAGCCTTACACATGCcctcagtgtgggaagagtttcatgAATAAAACAGGCCTTAAAACGCACATTAcaatccacactggagaaaatCTTTACACTTGCCAACAATGTGAAAAGAGTTTTTCTACAAAAGGAAATCttgaaaaacacatgaaaattcacactggagaaaagccttacacatgccctcagtgtggaaagaagTTTGTTGATAAAGAAAGCCTTAAAAAGCACATTAGaagtcacactggagagaaaccttacaccTGCGaactgtgtggaaagagtttcagtgaAAAAGGACACCttaatcagcacattagaatccacactggagaaaagccttaCAACTGCCaacaatgtggaaagagttttacttCAAAAGGAAATCTTGAAGTCCATCTGAAAATTCACACCGGAGAAAAGCCTTACacatgccctcagtgtggaaaatgttttattaataaatccAACCTTACAAAGCACAGTAGAAGCCACACTAGAGAAAAACCTTACACCTGTGAACTGTGTGGAAACAGTTTCACTGAAAAAGGAAGTCTTAAAAAGCACAtgatgagaattcacactgtaAAGCAGTCTTTCACATGCCCTCATTGTGGAACTAGTTTCAGAAGTAAAGTATCCTTTAATAACCACATGAAGACTCACTCAAGATCACAGTTTTATATGTCATTAGCGTGGAAGGAGTTTCTCGGACAGGAAACTATGTAA